CACTTTTACGGGGAGCGCTGCGGCTGTCACTTTTACGGGGAGCGCTGCGGCTGTCACTTTTACGGGGAGCGCTGCGGCTGTCACTTttacggggagcgctgtggcagtCACTTTTACGGGGAGCGTTGTGGCTGTCACTTTTACGGGGAGCGCTGCGGCTGTCACTTttacggggagcgctgtggcagtCACTtttgcggggagcgctgtggcagtCACTtttgcggggagcgctgtggcagtCACTtttgcggggagcgctgtggcagtCACTTttacggggagcgctgtggctgtcaCTTTTACGGGGAGCGTTGTGGCTGTCACTTTTACGGGGAGCGCTGCGGCTGTCACTTttacggggagcgctgtggcagtCACTTTTGCGGGGAGCGCTGCGGCTGTCACTtttgcggggagcgctgtggcagtCACTtttgcggggagcgctgtggcagtCACTTttacggggagcgctgtggctgtcacttttgcggggagcgctgtggctgtcaCTTTTGCGGGGAGCGCTGTGACTGTCACTtttgcggggagcgctgtggctgtcacttttgcggggagcgctgtggctgtcacttttgcggggagcgctgtggctgtcaCTTttacggggagcgctgtggctgtcaCTTttacggggagcgctgtggctgtcacttttgcggggagcgctgtggcagtCACTTTTACGGGGAGCGCTGCGGCTGTCACTTTTACGGGGAGCGCTGCGGCTGTCACTTTTACGGGGAGCGCTGCGGCTGTCACTTTTACGGGGAGCGCTGCGGCAGTCACTtttgcggggagcgctgtggcagtCACTtttgcggggagcgctgtggcagtCACTtttgcggggagcgctgtggcagtCACTTttacggggagcgctgtggctgtcaCTTttacggggagcgctgtggctgtcaCTTTTACGGGGAGCGTTGTGGCTGTCACTtttgcggggagcgctgtggctgtcacttttatggggagaGCTGTGGTGGTCTTTATTATGTGTTGTGGGGATCGGTAATGCAGGtattgaaaggggggggggggtacgtcTGATATCTCCCAGGGATTTACATATTTCTGGGCTTTAGAGATTTTgggtggagttcccctttaagccTCTTGTTATTATTTAGTCACCGCTGTGTGACGCATCCGCCGGGTGTCAGTGATTCCTCCCCCACTCCGGTGTCTGACACCCTCTTTTACACCCGTCACAGctcaatgtctattgttaacaggaaATAACGGGCCCCGAGGCGAGCTGAAGCCCCTGCCGGTTACCGTAGCGACAGAGACACAAACTGTGCCCCCCTCCTCTGCCGCCGCCTCAAGTTTTTCCATCCAGGAGTGATGACTCATGGGATGCGGCCCTGCAAGGACAAGGCTGCGTCTCAAGTGTCTGTGAGAGCCTCGCTATTAACCCTGCGACTGCCTGAGGTTGTCAAACAGCTTTTCCCTGGATGGCAGTAGTCAGGCCACTCTGCATCAGCAGGCGCAGTTATCACTCAAAGCAGCCGTCAAGGTTTTTTTTGTTCCCCAATATGGCCGCCATACAGAATCCCCCATTCCTGTAATGGCGGCTATGTTGGTTTTCACCCAGCTTTGTAGTGGGATCTTCCTCATTGCTGGGGGGTAGGGGCGAGGAGCGGCTCATGACTTAGGCGTCCGTTCTGGCGCAGTGCGTGGCGTATCCGCTGTACCTAGATCAGTCCATCACAGACACACCCGAAAAATGGGGCGAGGCGCCTGTATTATCCCCAAAGATGGCGCCCACATACAACAGACATGACCGTCCTCACAGACTCAATGTGTGTATTTTCGGCCCGTCGTTTTTAGGGTTCCCCATGGGTGCGGGGCGGAGATGTAATAAAATATTGGCAAATGTACGGCATGGAAGAAGGCGATGAAGCAGGAGGCGGCAACGTGGCAGCTTGTACTTCGCATGTCATCCCTTCCTGGCCGTGCAGCGTGCCAAGTGTATACACCCTGCATGTGCAGCGCCTCCGAAATAAGGAATTAGTCACATCGCTGAGGTACGAGGCACCCTGCGCCTCAGTGATGTCTGGTCTGACAAGTCCCGGCCTCGTCTCCATGTTCCCCGGACCTGCTGCACCCTCAGGCGACATTGTCAGTTTAACTTGATACCtgggtgttcccctcatctcgtaAAAGAAAGAATGGCGGGCGGATGATCCTGGCAAGGAAGGGGGGAGGACAATCCAAACTCCGCACGCAGCGACATTTACGTTACCACAAGAGCTCGCAATCTAAAGCATGGCGggattaaattattatatatttttttaaatcctgtgAATTTCATGAGATCGGCAGCGGTGCTGACGTTAGGctagcccccccttcccccgcgcCCCAGGGGCGTCCTGTATAAACAACGTGCTCAGCTCCCATTAAGTGACTGGAAACTTGGAGCGAGCGTACTGGTGGAAGCGGCTgctgctcctggagcgccgccaCGAAACGCATTACTGGAAGCAACTTTTTTCTTTAAATCTTAAGCTAAAAATACCAGGAATGTTCTGCACAGACGACGTCCGGCCCCCGGAGTTTACACACAAACCCCTGAAACGCGTCGTCCAGGCCCAAAGTTTATAGTGGATTCTGTGTTGCTGACAAATAAAGCTTGATGCGCCGCGGCTGTTCGGTTAGCTCCTGGGAAAGCTAGCCAATATGGCCGCTTCCATTTGGATGCATTACTTCATAACTTGGCAGAGTTGAGCGTACCAATCCATGCTGTGATGGCGTCCATATTGGGCGTCACAGAAACGTGTAGACGAGGGGCGCGGAGTGGATCTGTTGGTGATCTGGGGGCACTCCGCTCGAGCTGAAGTTACTTTAAGGAGTCCCTTCCTCTTGTCCGTTGTGATGACGCCCCCAGGTCTCGGACTCCTCTCACGATCCATAGGAGTTCCTATCATGACATGACGGACGGTGTCTACTGGTGGAGTGAGCTTTATTGTAGCGTCGCACCTGTCCAGGGTGAGGTGACCCATTATGAATGGCACGGGGGGCGCAGTATGCCCCCCTCTGTCTGCTACACCAAAGTCTGCTGCATCTGTTTTCTGGAGCAGCTGCCATGTTTACAGGCTTATATCCCATCGGGCAGCTGCCGCCATTCACAGCGCGGCATGCTGGGAGATGGGCGGGTCTTCAAACTAGTCCACAGCCAATCATTGTAGTGCGAGGCCCCGCCCCCAGCGAGCAAGGCGCTAATTTACAACTCTTTTTGCTGtgcgggaaagctgggtgacaaccaccgCAGGGGCAGTCATGACGgccatattaattttttttagaagtgCATTCATTGACTGCAACCAATCTCAGAAAATTCAATTCGTCACAaaactgaatttcctcgtgcttcgtggtaacaaatcgattttacctgaaatggtgcaaaaaaattaaaaaatttaactgattaatccatttgagcgcgaaaagccggccgctgccatctttATTAAAGATCTAATCCTGTGCACAGTGACCTATGATGTCACCACAACAGctgatgtgatgacgtcatcactggCTGCGCGACATTTCACGCTAGATCTCACGATCAAATGGAATCGGGTACGTATGattgtattaatttttttacactggATTATTGCTATCAGATCATGTATGACCGCGGCATCtaaaggggtacaatgacgggggcggcgcaatcgctactccctgtcattgcacccactacttagaaAGAAATACGCTTCGTGAAGTAGTAATTcggcacaaagcaaatttttgggtaaaatttggcgaagcagccgaatcgaattttccaaaactttgctcatctgtaGTCTTAACCAACTGAAGGCCTCAGGCACGGGAATACATAAAATGTCCGCCAGCGCTGTGGGGCGTCCAGACATGACCTAGGGTTATATTTCTGTCTTCCAGAAACAAGAAGAAGGAGGCCGATCTGCTGGCGGCTCAGGCTCGGCTGAAGGACTTAGAGGCCCTCCTGAACTCCAAGGACGCGACGTTGTCCACTGCTCTGGGGGAGAAGAGGAACTTGGAGGCCGAAGTGCGGGACCTCAAAGGACAACTCGCCAAGGTCAGACGCGGGGACCTAGCAATGGCGGCTGACATTCCCTGGGTGGAGGGGGCTGTATATATCACTTACTGTACACTGGGGGTCTCTCCTCACTAAGTCGTTCTCTCTGCAGTTGGAAGGAAGCCTCGCGGACGCCAAGAAGCAGCTTCAGGATGAAATGCTGCGCCGCGTTGACGCCGAAAACCGTAACCAGACCCTCAGAGAAGAGTTGGAATTTCAGAAGAACATCTACGGTGAGGTGGGTACAACATCCTTGCGTGCTGTGGAGGATGACATGCCGCCATTTCGTAGTTGACCAAGGATACTTTTTACAGGAACTGCGGGAGTCCAAGAGACGGCACGAAACGCGCCTGGTGGAGATCGACAGCGGCCGCCAGCGTGAGTTTGAAAGCAAACTGTCCGATGCTCTGCTAGACCTCCGTGCCCAACACGAGGGACAGATCGACCAGTATaaggaggagctggagaagacGTACAACGCTAAGGTAAAAAATGGGAGATAATGGCGCTAGTAGCCGTAGTACGCTATAGTGAGCGAGTACGCGGCAGTACAAGGAGGTGCACTGATGGAATAGACGCATAGCCACGTGCCAGCCTTGTCAGGGAACAACCAGGAAGTCAGGACATCTCCAGGTCATCCAAACTAACGCGTTTCAGGGCTCCAGGGGACACTTTTTCATGCGCAGTGTAGATATGAACCCTCCATGCCGCATGGCCTCCCAACTCTGGTCTCAGTGAAGACCTGCAAAGTCCGTTATCCCATTTTACTGCTCGATTTCTGGTCTCCAACCAAACAAATCAGATATAATGTACCTACTTATATACAGGGGCCTATGTCATCCATCTTTGCCCTCCACCTATGTGTTGGACATCCCTGATATATATGAGCTAGCTCCAGGGGGATGTGCACTGAGACATAATGTCACCGTTCCTGACCCCCTGAAGGGTTTACAGTGACTTCTATATACACTGCAACATAAACTTACACCTGAAGTATACACATTGTCACCAGGAGATGTGTCCCTGCAGAGGTCCTGACTTCCTAGTATTCAAGGTAAAATGGTGAACTGTATTTGGGTGGTTCCTGGGTGATTTATTCATGGCAATATCATTCTCTGACATCAtaggactaaaaaaaaaaaaaattataatatatatatatatataatcctgcctcatatgtacagaaatataacaactataatactgctcctatgtacaagaatataactactataatactgtacctatgtacaggaatataactactataatactgctcctatgtacaagaatataactactataatactgctcctatgtacaagaatataactactataatactgctcctatgtacaggaatataactactataatactgctcctatgtacaagaatataactactataatactgctcctatgtacaagaatataactactataatactgcctcctatgtacaggaatataactactataatactgcccctatgtacaagaatataactactataatactgctcctatgtacaagaatataactactataatactgcctcctatgtacaggaatataactactataatactgctcctatgtacaagaatataactactataatactgctcctatgtacaagagtataactactataatactgctcctatgtacaagagtatagctactataatactgctcctatgtacaagaatataactactataatactgctcctatgtacaagaatataactactataatactgctcctatgtacaagaatataactactataatactgcctcctatatacaagaatataactactataatactgctcctatgtacaagattataactactataatactgcctcctatgtacaggaatataactactataatactgctcctatgtacaagaatataactactataatactgctcctatgtacaagaatataactactataatactgcctcctatgtacaagaatataactactataatactgcctcctatgtacaggaatataactactataatactgctcctatgtacagaaatataactactataatactgctcctatgtacaagaatataactactataatactgctcctatgtacaagaatataactactataatactgcctcctatgtacaagaatataactactataatactgctcctatgtacagggatataactactataatactgctcctatgtacaagaatataactactataatactgcctcctatgtacaagaatataactactataatactgcctcctatgtacaggaatataactactataatactgctcctatgtacaagaatataactactataatactgctcctatgtacaagaatataactactataatactgcctcctatgtacaagaatataactactataatactgcctcctatgtacaggaatataactactataatactgctcctatgtacagaaatataactactataatactgcctcctatgtacaggaatataactactataatactgcctcctatgtacaagaatataactactataatactgcctcctatgtacaggaatataactactataatactgctcctatgtacaagaatataactactataatactgctcctatgtacaagaatataactactataatactgcctcctatgtacaagaatataactactataatactgctcctatgtacaagaatataactactataatactgctcctatgtacaggaatataactactataatactgctcctatgtacaagaatataactactataatactgctcctatgtacagggatataactactataatactgctcctatgtacaggaatataactactataatactgctcctatgtacaggaatataactactataatactgcctcctatgtacaagaatataactactataatactgctcctatgtacaagaatataactactataatactgcctcctatgtacaagaatataactactataatactgctcctatgcacaagaatataactactataatactgctcctatgtacagtaatgttACTACTATATTACCGCCCCTTGTGGACAGTGATGTGGAGTTTTTTTCTCAGTATAACCTCATCTTTGATATTTGTGCAGCTGGAGAACGCAAAGTCGTCGGCAGAGAGGAACAGCTCGATGGTGGGTGAAGCTCATGAGGAGATCCAGCAGAGCAGGATACGGATCGACAGTCTTAGCGCTCAGCTCAGTCAGCTGCAGAAACAGGTGGGCATTACGGTCATTCAGATGAACAGGATGGTGGTGGTACCAGCCTGACCATTATAACAAGTGTCTGCTATTGTGTTTTCTGCAGCTGGCCGCTAAGGAGGCAAAACTACGGGACCTGGAGGACGCCCTGACCCGGGAAAGAGATATGAACCGTCGGGCGTTGGCAGAGAAGGACCGGGAGATGGCGGAGATCAGGGCTCGTATGCAGCAACAGCTGGATGAATACCAGGAACTGCTGGACGTCAAGCTGGCACTGGACATGGAGATCCATGCCTACCGCAAACTCCtggaaggagaggaggagaggtgggTGACTGCAGGTGGAAGAGGAGatgaggtggaagaggaggagaggtgggtgactgcgggtggaagaggaggagaggtgggtgactgcgggtggaagaggaggagaggtgggtgactgcgggtggaagaggaggagaggtgggtgactgcgggtggaagaggaggagaggcgGGTGACTgcgggtggaagaggaggagaggcgGGTGACTgcgggtggaagaggaggagaggcgGGTGACTgcgggtggaagaggaggagaggcgGGTGACTgcgggtggaagaggaggaggggcgGGTGACTgcgggtggaagaggaggagaggcgGGTGACTgcgggtggaagaggaggagaggcgGGTGACTgcgggtggaagaggaggagaggcgGGTGACTgcgggtggaagaggaggagaggcgGGTGACTGCGggtgtaggaggaggagaggcgGGTGACTgcgggtggaagaggaggagaggcgggtggaagaggaggagaggcgGGTGACTgcgggtggaagaggaggagaggcgGGTGACTGTGGAGAGGAGGGCTGGGTGGAAGCAGTGGTAAAATACTGCTATGGGTCTTGGTAGAGCGACTGAGACGTCTTGTTTCGGCAGGCTTCGGCTGTCACCCAGCCCTAGTGGGCAGAAGCGGGCCTCAAGGACGGCACAATCCGGGGCGCAAGTCTCCTCCACATCCAAGaagaggagactggaggaggagaCCAAGATCACCAGTTACAACCAGCACGCCAGGACCAGCGGCAAAGTGGGCGTAGAGGAGGTCGATGTGGAGGGAAAATTTGTGCGTCTGAAGAACAAGTCCAGCGAGGTAGGATTTGGGGGTAGAAGGTGACCACCACTAGATGCGTGTCTTCTCCTGTAGCGTGACTTACTGACCTCACTTCCGTCACATCACAGGACCAGTCGCTGGGGAACTGGCAGATAAAGCGTCAGATCGGAGATGACAAGCCCATCATTTTCCGCTTCCCCCCCAGGACCTTGCTGAAGGCGGGCCAGACCCTGACGGTAAGTGACAGGACCCCCATAAATTGTACCGTAAAGCTGGCTCTGTGCTGCTTATGTGTGGAGCGTCAGCACCCTCTGCTGGTGGAAGGAAGGAAATTCATAGTCACTGTGAGGCTGTAGAGTTCTTTCTGCCGCCCCCTGGTGGCCGGTCATGGCACTGATGCCACCATCTTTCTCTCCTCTCAGGTCTGGGCTTCTGGGGCCGGCGTTCCTCACAACCCTCCCACTGATTTTGTCTTGAAGTCTCATACGTCCTGGGGGATAGGAGACAGTATCCGCACTGCCCTGCTGACCTCCAGTAATGAGGTGAGTACCACAAGACGGGCGGCGGGGGAAGGCGGGGCCAACATCCTGGGGGTGTATTGACCTCATTGACCATCCCCGCAGGAAGTCGCCATGCGTAAGCTTGTCCGCGCAGTGGTAAATGATGAGGATGATGACGAGGATGATGAGGACGCtgagcaccaccaccaccaccatcatgtaAGTAAAGATGTCTGCCGCACAATTTAATCCCTCCCCCGCTACGGAGGACTGAACTGCCATTTATCTCCTTGCAGGATGGGCACAACTCTACCGGAGACCCCAGCGAGTACAACCTCCGCTCCCGCAACATCACCTGCACCACCTGTGGGCAGCCAGCCGAAAAGGGGTTAGGGGGCGCCCAGGCCGCgggcacctcctcctcctccagttcttaCACTACCGTCACCCGTACCTTCCGTAGTGCCGGGGGAACTGGCGGGGGCAGCACCCTGGGTGAGAGCCTGACACCCCGATCCTTCATTGTGGGAAACAACCAACGTGCCAAGGTG
The sequence above is drawn from the Bufo bufo chromosome 11, aBufBuf1.1, whole genome shotgun sequence genome and encodes:
- the LMNA gene encoding lamin, whose translation is METPGNRKSNRGHSSTPLSPTRITRLQEKEDLQELNDRLAIYIDKVRSLESENAGLRLRITESEEVVSREVSSIKSAYETELADARKTLDSVAKERARLQLELSKIREEQNELKARNKKKEADLLAAQARLKDLEALLNSKDATLSTALGEKRNLEAEVRDLKGQLAKLEGSLADAKKQLQDEMLRRVDAENRNQTLREELEFQKNIYGEELRESKRRHETRLVEIDSGRQREFESKLSDALLDLRAQHEGQIDQYKEELEKTYNAKLENAKSSAERNSSMVGEAHEEIQQSRIRIDSLSAQLSQLQKQLAAKEAKLRDLEDALTRERDMNRRALAEKDREMAEIRARMQQQLDEYQELLDVKLALDMEIHAYRKLLEGEEERLRLSPSPSGQKRASRTAQSGAQVSSTSKKRRLEEETKITSYNQHARTSGKVGVEEVDVEGKFVRLKNKSSEDQSLGNWQIKRQIGDDKPIIFRFPPRTLLKAGQTLTVWASGAGVPHNPPTDFVLKSHTSWGIGDSIRTALLTSSNEEVAMRKLVRAVVNDEDDDEDDEDAEHHHHHHHDGHNSTGDPSEYNLRSRNITCTTCGQPAEKGLGGAQAAGTSSSSSSYTTVTRTFRSAGGTGGGSTLGESLTPRSFIVGNNQRAKVSPEGCGIM